Proteins from a single region of Starkeya sp. ORNL1:
- a CDS encoding glutamine amidotransferase, which translates to MTERRSVVAIRHVAFEDLGLIAGLLDPDAFDVAYCEAATDDLSHRSIRAADLVIVLGGPIGVGDARLYGFLSEEIALIESRLTRGKPTLGICLGAQLMAAALGERVHAGRVKEIGWGSVSLTPDGMRSALAPLGGFDAQVLHWHGDTFDLPRSARRLAFNANYDNQAFALGRNALALQFHLEADARQLEEWYVGHTVELTAAGIDINRLREASRTNSAQAQHLARAVFGEWLAGLFPEEMMRGAGEHARSA; encoded by the coding sequence ATGACCGAACGCCGCTCCGTCGTCGCCATCCGCCATGTGGCGTTCGAGGATCTCGGCCTCATCGCCGGCCTGCTTGATCCGGATGCGTTCGACGTCGCCTATTGCGAGGCTGCGACCGACGACCTTTCGCACCGCTCGATCCGCGCCGCCGATCTCGTCATCGTGCTTGGCGGGCCGATCGGCGTCGGTGATGCGCGGCTTTACGGCTTCCTTTCCGAGGAGATCGCGCTGATCGAGAGCCGGCTGACCCGTGGCAAGCCGACGCTCGGCATCTGCCTCGGCGCGCAACTGATGGCCGCGGCGCTGGGCGAGCGGGTCCATGCCGGCCGGGTGAAGGAGATCGGCTGGGGCTCGGTATCGCTGACGCCGGACGGCATGCGCTCGGCTCTGGCGCCGCTTGGCGGCTTCGATGCGCAGGTGCTGCACTGGCATGGCGACACCTTCGACCTGCCGCGCAGTGCCCGCCGTCTCGCCTTCAACGCCAATTACGACAACCAGGCCTTCGCGCTCGGGCGCAATGCGCTGGCGCTGCAATTCCATCTGGAGGCCGACGCCCGCCAGCTCGAGGAATGGTATGTCGGTCACACCGTCGAGTTGACGGCGGCCGGCATCGATATCAACCGGTTGCGCGAGGCGAGCCGTACCAATTCGGCACAGGCGCAGCATCTGGCGCGTGCGGTGTTCGGCGAATGGCTGGCTGGGCTGTTCCCGGAGGAGATGATGCGCGGTGCGGGCGAGCACGCCCGCAGCGCATGA
- a CDS encoding winged helix-turn-helix domain-containing protein, with product MASLSIRIDLDPQGRIGPGKIALLEAIARTGSISAAGRAMEMSYRRAWDLVDELGQIFGQPVVHSQTGGKHGGGARLTTFGEELVARYRAIESLTAKAAKAHLDFLQNEIRAASAEKVG from the coding sequence ATGGCATCGCTCAGCATCCGCATCGACCTCGACCCGCAGGGCCGCATCGGGCCGGGCAAGATCGCCCTGTTGGAGGCGATCGCCCGTACCGGCTCGATCTCGGCGGCTGGCCGCGCCATGGAGATGTCTTATCGGCGGGCGTGGGATCTGGTCGACGAACTCGGCCAGATCTTCGGCCAACCGGTCGTCCACTCCCAGACCGGCGGCAAGCATGGCGGCGGGGCGCGGCTGACGACGTTCGGCGAGGAACTGGTCGCGCGCTATCGCGCCATCGAGAGCCTCACCGCCAAGGCGGCGAAGGCGCATCTCGATTTCCTGCAGAACGAAATCAGGGCAGCGAGCGCCGAGAAGGTCGGCTGA